From the genome of Candidozyma auris chromosome 2, complete sequence, one region includes:
- the HEM3 gene encoding hydroxymethylbilane synthase: protein MPHNTSSSENMPQLSVPNNHIQIGGRKSKLAVIQSEIVKEQIEHYHRNLTCSVLALSTLGDKIQNRPLYSFGGKSLWTKELEILLLEAVDEYPKLDLIVHSLKDMPTNLPDEFELGCILEREDPRDALIMKSGSSYKSLDDLPHGAVVGTSSIRRSAQLLKNYPHLRFQDVRGNIYTRLSKLDDPESPYECLILAAAGLIRLGLENRITACLDAPQMYHAVGQGALGVEIRRDDLVMQQVLSKLEHKASSLRCTAERSLMRVLEGGCSVPLGVSTNYNEETQELDFKGIIVSPNGEQYVEGEIKGTVRNKAEAEQIGEKLAEILVAKGGRDILKSINYEKINQRPSNGGNGTPDVSTI, encoded by the coding sequence ATGCCTCACAAcacatcttcttctgaaaaCATGCCCCAGCTCTCCGTGCCCAACAACCATATCCAGATCGGCGGCAGAAAATCAAAGTTGGCGGTTATCCAGCTGGAAATCGTCAAGGAGCAGATCGAGCACTACCACCGCAACTTGACCTGCTCGGTGTTGGCGCTTCTGACGTTGGGGGACAAGATCCAGAACAGACCGCTCTACTCGTTTGGTGGCAAGTCTCTTTGGACGAAAGAACTCgagattttgttgttggaaGCCGTGGATGAGTACCCCAAGTTGGACTTGATTGTCCACTCGTTGAAGGACATGCCCACAAACTTGCCTGACGAGTTCGAGTTGGGGTGTATTTTGGAGCGTGAAGACCCCCGCGACGCTTTGATTATGAAGCTGGGGCTGTCGTACAAGCTGCTTGACGACTTGCCCCACGGCGCCGTGGTGGGCACTTCTTCCATCAGGAGATCGGCCCAGCTACTCAAAAACTACCCTCACTTGCGCTTTCAGGACGTTAGAGGTAACATATATACCCGTCTTTCCAAACTCGACGACCCAGAGTCTCCTTATGAATGTCTTATATTGGCTGCCGCCGGTTTGATCCGTCTTGGCTTGGAGAACCGTATCACCGCCTGCTTAGACGCTCCTCAGATGTACCATGCGGTTGGGCAAGGTGCTTTGGGTGTCGAGATCAGAAGAGACGATTTGGTGATGCAGCAGGTGTTGAGCAAATTGGAGCACAAGGCTTCTTCCCTCCGGTGCACTGCTGAAAGATCGCTAATGCGTGTTTTGGAAGGCGGCTGCTCGGTTCCCTTGGGCGTGAGCACCAACTACAACGAAGAGACGCAAGAGCTCGATTTCAAAGGCATCATTGTGAGCCCGAACGGCGAGCAGTATGTTGAAGGCGAAATCAAGGGTACTGTGAGAAACAAGGCCGAGGCTGAGCAGATTGGCGAGAAGCTCGCCGAGATCTTGGTGGCCAAAGGCGGCAGagacatcttgaagagcatcAACTACGAAAAAATCAACCAAAGACCACTGAACGGCGGCAACGGCACTCCGGACGTGAGCACTATTTAA